The following are from one region of the Cyclopterus lumpus isolate fCycLum1 chromosome 21, fCycLum1.pri, whole genome shotgun sequence genome:
- the gpm6bb gene encoding glycoprotein M6Bb isoform X3 gives METPSEENQDQRLDKRGCFECCIKCLGGVPYASLVATILCFCGVALFCGCGHVALTGTVTILETYFSKVTSDHAMLTDVIQLMQYVIYGIASFFFLYGIILLAEGFYTTSAVKELHSEFKTTICGRCISGMFVFLTYILGVAWLGVFGFSAVPVFLFYNMWSTCAAMSSTVANLTNIDSICVDVRQYGIIPWNATPGKVCGSTLGDICNTSEFYLSYHLYIIACAGAGATVIALIHFLMILSANWAYLKDASQMHAYQDIKMKEERELQDITSRSKECLNSYT, from the exons ATGGAAACTCCatcagaagaaaaccaagaccAGAGGCTGGACAAAAGAG GCTGCTTTGAGTGCTGCATCAAATGTTTGGGCGGGGTGCCGTATGCCTCGCTGGTGGCTACGATCCTCTGCTTCTGTGGCGTCGCCCTGTTCTGTGGATGTGGCCATGTGGCTCTCACTGGCACCGTGACCATCCTGGAAACCTACTTCTCCAAGGTCACCAGTGATCATGCCATGCTGACGGATGT AATACAGCTGATGCAGTATGTCATCTATGGCATTGCCTCGTTTTTCTTCCTGTATGGGATCATCCTGCTTGCCGAGGGCTTCTACACAACCAGTGCAGTTAAAGAACTGCACAGCGAGTTCAAGACCACCATCTGTGGACGCTGCATCAGTGGAATG TTCGTGTTCCTCACATACATTCTGGGTGTGGCCTGGCTCGGTGTGTTCGGCTTCTCCGCCGTGCCAGTCTTCCTCTTCTACAACATGTGGTCTACCTGCGCCGCCATGAGTTCTACTGTGGCCAACCTCACCAACATCGACTCCATCTGTGTGGATGTTCGTCAGTACG GTATTATCCCATGGAACGCCACACCTGGCAAGGTCTGCGGATCTACGCTAGGTGACATCTGTAACACCAGTGAG TTCTACCTGTCTTATCACCTATACATCATAGCGTGCGCCGGGGCAGGAGCCACTGTGATCGCTCTG ATCCACTTCCTCATGATTCTCTCCGCAAACTGGGCCTACCTTAAGGACGCCAGTCAAATGCATGCCTACCAAGACATCAAAATGAAGGAAGAGCGGGAGCTGCAGGACATCACATCACGCTCAAAGGAATGCCTCAATTCCTACACATAA
- the gpm6bb gene encoding glycoprotein M6Bb isoform X1, protein MGCFECCIKCLGGVPYASLVATILCFCGVALFCGCGHVALTGTVTILETYFSKVTSDHAMLTDVIQLMQYVIYGIASFFFLYGIILLAEGFYTTSAVKELHSEFKTTICGRCISGMFVFLTYILGVAWLGVFGFSAVPVFLFYNMWSTCAAMSSTVANLTNIDSICVDVRQYGIIPWNATPGKVCGSTLGDICNTSEFYLSYHLYIIACAGAGATVIALIHFLMILSANWAYLKDASQMHAYQDIKMKEERELQDITSRSKECLNSYT, encoded by the exons GCTGCTTTGAGTGCTGCATCAAATGTTTGGGCGGGGTGCCGTATGCCTCGCTGGTGGCTACGATCCTCTGCTTCTGTGGCGTCGCCCTGTTCTGTGGATGTGGCCATGTGGCTCTCACTGGCACCGTGACCATCCTGGAAACCTACTTCTCCAAGGTCACCAGTGATCATGCCATGCTGACGGATGT AATACAGCTGATGCAGTATGTCATCTATGGCATTGCCTCGTTTTTCTTCCTGTATGGGATCATCCTGCTTGCCGAGGGCTTCTACACAACCAGTGCAGTTAAAGAACTGCACAGCGAGTTCAAGACCACCATCTGTGGACGCTGCATCAGTGGAATG TTCGTGTTCCTCACATACATTCTGGGTGTGGCCTGGCTCGGTGTGTTCGGCTTCTCCGCCGTGCCAGTCTTCCTCTTCTACAACATGTGGTCTACCTGCGCCGCCATGAGTTCTACTGTGGCCAACCTCACCAACATCGACTCCATCTGTGTGGATGTTCGTCAGTACG GTATTATCCCATGGAACGCCACACCTGGCAAGGTCTGCGGATCTACGCTAGGTGACATCTGTAACACCAGTGAG TTCTACCTGTCTTATCACCTATACATCATAGCGTGCGCCGGGGCAGGAGCCACTGTGATCGCTCTG ATCCACTTCCTCATGATTCTCTCCGCAAACTGGGCCTACCTTAAGGACGCCAGTCAAATGCATGCCTACCAAGACATCAAAATGAAGGAAGAGCGGGAGCTGCAGGACATCACATCACGCTCAAAGGAATGCCTCAATTCCTACACATAA
- the gpm6bb gene encoding glycoprotein M6Bb isoform X2: protein MGCFECCIKCLGGVPYASLVATILCFCGVALFCGCGHVALTGTVTILETYFSKVTSDHAMLTDVIQLMQYVIYGIASFFFLYGIILLAEGFYTTSAVKELHSEFKTTICGRCISGMFVFLTYILGVAWLGVFGFSAVPVFLFYNMWSTCAAMSSTVANLTNIDSICVDVRQYGIIPWNATPGKVCGSTLGDICNTSEFYLSYHLYIIACAGAGATVIALLIYMMATTYNFAVLKFKSREDCCTKF from the exons GCTGCTTTGAGTGCTGCATCAAATGTTTGGGCGGGGTGCCGTATGCCTCGCTGGTGGCTACGATCCTCTGCTTCTGTGGCGTCGCCCTGTTCTGTGGATGTGGCCATGTGGCTCTCACTGGCACCGTGACCATCCTGGAAACCTACTTCTCCAAGGTCACCAGTGATCATGCCATGCTGACGGATGT AATACAGCTGATGCAGTATGTCATCTATGGCATTGCCTCGTTTTTCTTCCTGTATGGGATCATCCTGCTTGCCGAGGGCTTCTACACAACCAGTGCAGTTAAAGAACTGCACAGCGAGTTCAAGACCACCATCTGTGGACGCTGCATCAGTGGAATG TTCGTGTTCCTCACATACATTCTGGGTGTGGCCTGGCTCGGTGTGTTCGGCTTCTCCGCCGTGCCAGTCTTCCTCTTCTACAACATGTGGTCTACCTGCGCCGCCATGAGTTCTACTGTGGCCAACCTCACCAACATCGACTCCATCTGTGTGGATGTTCGTCAGTACG GTATTATCCCATGGAACGCCACACCTGGCAAGGTCTGCGGATCTACGCTAGGTGACATCTGTAACACCAGTGAG TTCTACCTGTCTTATCACCTATACATCATAGCGTGCGCCGGGGCAGGAGCCACTGTGATCGCTCTG CTGATCTACATGATGGCTACCACTTATAACTTTGCCGTTTTGAAGTTTAAAAGTCGAGAAGACTGCTGCACTAAGTTTTAA